A DNA window from Solanum lycopersicum chromosome 3, SLM_r2.1 contains the following coding sequences:
- the LOC101250875 gene encoding pseudo histidine-containing phosphotransfer protein 6 encodes MLGLGVERLRADMNRLLALLFHQGVLDEQFLQLQQLQDESSPNFVSEVVNIYFQESEKLLRNLRSLLMDRELSDYKKMGVHLNQFIGSSSSIGAKRVRNVCVAFRVASEQNNRLGCLRALELLEHEYCYLKNKLHELFQIEQQRLLAAAVRYPVQH; translated from the exons ATGCTTGGTCTCGGCGTCGAACGCTTGCGAGCTGATATGAATCGCTTGCTCGCGTTACTCTTCCATCAG GGAGTATTGGACGAGCAATTTCTGCAGCTGCAACAGTTACAAGATGAATCCTCCCCTAATTTCGTCTCTGAAGTTGTCAACATCTACTTCCAAGAGTCCGAAAAGCTCTTACGAAATCTCAGATCCTTGTT gatGGATAGAGAGCTTTCGGACTACAAGAAAATGGGAGTGCATTTGAATCAGTTTATAGGAAGCAGTTCAAGCATTGGCGCAAAACGCGTCAGAAACGTCTGCGTCGCCTTTCGCGTTGCTTCCGAGCAGAATAACCGACTTGG TTGTTTGAGAGCTCTAGAGTTGCTTGAGCATGAATATTGCTATCTCAAGAACAAACTTCATGAACTTTTCCAG ATAGAACAGCAAAGGCTGCTAGCCGCTGCAGTCAGGTACCCAGTTCAGCACTAA
- the LOC101251167 gene encoding protein LURP-one-related 5: protein MKSKVVVEDTFVHTEETSLTVRKTSLFFTGDGFTAYDCKGQLVFRVDTYGPDSRDLGELVLMDATGRCLLTVRRKRPSLHNRWEGYLGEREEGKKPIFSVRRSSIIGRSNVTVEVYSNPTEEYQIEGSFAQRNCTFFNADKVSVAEIRRKVDACAHVVLGKDVFSLSIKPGFDCAFAMGLVLVLDQIQVDDFAENRIDADPIITDDPNFSS, encoded by the exons ATGAAGAGTAAAGTTGTGGTTGAAGATACATTTGTTCACACTGAAGAGACGAGTCTTACTGTTCGGAAAACTTCTCTTTTCTTCACCGGCGATGGATTCACTGCCTACGACTGCAAAGGCCAGTTAGTTTTCCGAGTTGACACGTATGGTCCCGATTCTCGTGACCTAGGTGAACTCGTTCTCATGGACGCTACCGGCAGATGCCTTCTCACTGTCCGCCGTAAG AGACCGAGCTTGCATAACAGGTGGGAAGGTTATTTAGGGGAAAGAGAAGAGGGGAAAAAACCGATATTCAGCGTACGTAGATCTTCAATAATCGGAAGATCTAACGTGACGGTGGAGGTGTACAGTAATCCGACGGAGGAGTATCAGATCGAAGGATCATTTGCACAGAGAAATTGCACATTCTTCAACGCGGACAAGGTATCTGTGGCTGAGATTCGTCGCAAAGTGGATGCTTGTGCTCATGTGGTGCTTGGAAAAGAcgttttctctctctcaataAAGCCTGGGTTTGATTGTGCCTTTGCCATGGGATTAGTGCTCGTGCTTGATCAAATTCAAGTTGATGATTTTGCTGAAAATCGGATCGATGCCGACCCAATTATCACAGACGATCccaatttttcttcttaa